The DNA sequence TATCTTCATATCGCACTCCACCAATATCTGGTAGATACAATCCTGGTTCAATTGTTACAACCATATTCTTTTGCAAAATCACTTGTGCCTCCTTTCCTTGATGAGAAATTCGAGGAAATTCGTGAGTTCTTAAGCCAATTCCATGACCTAGACTATGCACAAAAAATGACTCTAAATCATGTTTTTTAAATATCGCTCGCGTTGCTAAATCAAGTTCTGCAAGTGTGGTTCCTGGAGCGCAAAGATCTAAAGCAGCTTTTTGAGCTTGCTTTACAATCTGATATAAATAAGAAAGCTGCAAGTGCGGTTCCTCAAAAAAAACAACTCTTGTCATATCGGAATGATAGTAATCAACAACTACTCCAATATCTATTAAAACGATATCTTTTGATTGCAAAGCAACATTTTGGCTATGGTAATGAGGCATTGCACTATTTTTACCAAAAGCAATAATGGGTTCAAAAGCCAAACCATCCGCTCCTTGCTGCAGACAGAAGATCTCAAATTCTTTAGACAATTCTTTTTCTGTAATCCCTACTTTTAAAAGAGAACAAATATGAGAAAAGCCTCGTCTTAAGAGTTGAGCACTCATGGTAATTTTCCCAATCTCAACCGCATCTTTAATTGCTCTTACATTTTTAAGTAAATTAGGGTGAGCAATAAACTCCTTATTATACTTCTGCAATTCAAGATATCTTTCATAAGATATCTTTTCAGAATCAAAGGCTATTTTTTTTAACAAGCTATGCACAAGAAATTCTTCCCAGGCAACAGGTTGATCTCTTTCAACTTTTACAACTACTTTTTCTATAGCTGATTGAAAATATCGATCATCTACAAGTAATAGCTGTTTTTTTCGAGTCAACAAAAGAGCCCCTTTAGATAGGGATAAACCGGTCAAGTAATAAAGATCTACGGGATCTTCAATTAAACACGCTTCTATAGAACTCTCTAATTGCTCCCATAACCTAGCTACTCTTTTCAAAAAAATTTCCTTTTCACTTAAACCAATCATCTATTTGTACCTGTGTAATACAGCTTATAATTCTTTTTCCTAAAGGGCAAAAAAGAGGGTCTGGCAAACAAAGCAACTGCTTCACTAATCTCAAGGCTTTATCTTGTGAAAATGGCTGCTTATTTTTACGAACCCATCTACATAAAATAGCTGCATATTTTCTATTTCCCTGCTCTTTGCTACCTTGCAGACACTCTAATATGAGGTCTCTTACTTGATCTTGTTTCATAAATTCTGGTATAGCCTCTATCAAAAAAGCAGCCTCGCCAATGGGATAAACCTTCAAACCTAGTTGATGCAACTCATTTAATATGCACAATATTCCTTCGCCTTCTGCTTTGGAAAAAACTACAGTGTCAGGTAACAATAAAGTTTGAGATCCCTTAGGTTCTTGATTTTTCAACATTTCATCGAATAAAATCTTTGATTCTGCTGCATATAAATCAACTCCTATCATGGCTATGGCCTTTTTTGCCTCTACTATTTTCAATAAAGTGGATTGGGGATGTAAAAAAAGATAATGAGAAAACAACCCTATGACCTCAAGAGTATTTTCTATAAATGATTCTTGTTTGAATTTGGGTAAAGAATCATATAAAACATGTGCAAATGGTTCTTTTCTCCAAAAAGAGCTTTCTTGATGCTCAGACGAAATAGACATGGATACACTAGGCTGGTTTCTACTCCTTTGTTCTAATGCCCTTTCCACAGCTAATCGAATCAAGTTTTTCGTATATTTTTCCTCTTTTAAACGAATTTCTTTTTTTTGTGGATGGACATTTACATCTATTAAATGAGAAGCCATTGTACAATGCAGAACAAACAAGGGATGACGATCTTTTTCAATTCGTGTAGAAAAAGCGTCTCGCACCGCATAACTAAAACTGGGGCAAACAACAACTCGACGATTGACAAATAGGTACTGCCCCGAACGATTTACACGCACTCTTAAGGGAGAAGCCACAAATCCCATTACCTCATAGTTCTCTTGCTTATGCGCAATTACATGAATATCCTCTACAAAATCATCGCTAAGCAGAGTTTTAGCACGAGCAAGCATTTCTTCTTGTCTATTTTCAGAAGCACAAAAATCAAAGACTCTCTTATCTTGATGCCATAGAGAAAGCCCTATTTCTGGATAAGCTAAACTCAAAAAGGTCATTAATTTGGTAATTTCTGCACTACTTGCAGAAACGCTCTTTTGAAATTTTTTGCGTGCAGGAACATTATAAAACAAAGAACGCACCTCTATGCTACTCCCTTTCAATCTAGGAGCAGGATCTATGGATAAAACTCTACCAGCTTCTACTTCCAGTTTAAGCCCCACTAATTCATAAGAAGTAGTTAATGTAACTTTAGAAATAGCAGCAATTGAAGAAAGTGCCTCTCCCCTAAATCCCATTGTAGATAAATAAGATAAATCTTCTACTTTCTGAATTTTAGACGTAGCATGACGCGTAAAGCAAAGTAAAGCATCCTCTTGGCTCATGCCTGACCCGTTATCACTAACAATAATGCTTTGAAACCCTCCACTAAAGATTTCTACCTTAATTTGAGATGCTCCAGCATCAACAGCATTTTCTACTAACTCTTTTACCACTGATGCTGGATTCTCTATTACTTCTCCTGCAGCAATCTGATTAATAGTTTGTTCATCTAAAGTTCTGATTTTCATATAACTTCTAAAAAAATGATATGGATAGATTAACAAATAGTAAAAGAACAAGACATAAAATAACACATCTGATCTCTCCTCTATTTTCTTTCTAAAGGCAACCTCTCATAAAAATTGTAGAAATTACGCACTTCCTTAGGATTGTAAAATAGATACGTGTTTACGTGTTGCACTCTCAATATATTTTAAAAATCTTACAATTGACTTAAATAAATATTTATTTGATATTTATTTTTTATTTTTATAAATATTTCTTAACAAAAAAAATAGGAAGATAAATATGTCTATTTCAGATTTCCAAGCCACCTGCCATACATATCATTTCTCTACTTCTTTTTGCATTGCAAAAGAAGAGACTATACTTCCAAAAATCCCCCTAACACAAAAGTATATTATTAAGTTTTGGAGAAAACACGGAGTAGATTTTAATGCTCAACAAGTTTTATTCGATACATCTGTTTGTTTTGATCCTAAGAATAAAAAGATCCTATTCCCGAATGAAGAAATCCTTAAAAAGCTAGATACAGAAATTAGAAGTTGTGTTTCTTCTCTATTGTCTTGTTTAAAAACAGAACCTCTTCCTATAACAAAAAAAAGGGTTGAATGTATACTTGGCAACACCGTAGTTGTATTATCTAACCCTAGGGTCTTCCAAGAAGTCTAATGTTTCTATACTTATTTTTTATAGTTACTATATAAAATTTAAAAAACATACAAATAAAAAAACCCATTTAATTAATTCATCTTTATGATTTAATTAAATAAAGGAGCATAAATTTTAAACTGTTTCACTAATAAAAATACAGTTGCTAGAATTAATCTCTACTCATTCTAAATACAATTGAAAATATAGCTACTTAAAATAAGTAACTAAATATTGACACTTTCCTCGTTACAAATCTTTGCCTCTCAAACTAGCAGCAATAAATCTTATAAACAAGGAACCTATGTCAGATATCATAAATTCTACTTCTCAATCTATACCAGATTCTTTTAAAGAGCAAAACATTGCTCAAGAAGAGATAAAACAATCTCTAATAATTTCGGAAAATTTAAAAAAGCCTGAACAACTAAAAAAACAACCTTTACCAAATTTCAAAATAAAACCTATGATTCCACCTGATATGCCTTTAAATAAACAGAATCTAGAAGAGATCGAAAAAGAGCTCTCTATTCTAGAAAGCTTATCACCAAAACAAAGATCAAAATTTTCTGATCAGTTAATGCAAAAAGAATTTATGTTTATTGATCCTCTCATAGAACAAAAATTTTCTCAATTGGCATCTATATCACCTAAAGAACTAAAACCACTTATTAAGCAATTAAAAGAAAATATCAGCCAGCTCAAAAAAACAGCCAATAAACTAAAAGAGCTAGATCCAAAAAAAGCAGATCTTATCTTAAATACTCTACAAGAAATTAGTAATATAGAGACTGAATACACTTCTCTAAAGCAACAAAAAAAGCTCATTAATCAATTGGAAAAACAAACAGCTTCTTTAATGGAAAATCAACAATTAGAGCCTAAAATAGGCAATGTGCTTTTACTCTTTCTAGCTTTTGCTAAAAGCCAAATGGATCAAAACGATAAAACCATGTTAGCAGGCATAGAACAAACAAAAGTAAAAACAGCTCAGTTAGAGATTAACGCTGAAGCAATAAAAAATCAGGCTAATCAGTCCGTGCAAGGTCGCCATATGAGCGCAGCAAGCGCAGCAATACTTACTATAGCGGTATTCGGTCTTTGCTTTCTAGCTCTAACAGGCATAGGAGCTCTAGCTGGGATGGGACTTTTAAGTGGAACGCTTGCAATAGGAGGTGGGCTTATGGGCTCGTCTTCTTTGGCAGCAGGAATCACTTCAGGATTAATTACTGGTTTATCAGCTGGCAGCATCTGTATTGCAGCTTACAAAAATCCAGAACTACCAAGCCTTGAATGGATGACAGAATTAGGTCCTGAAGATAAAAAGCTCATGCTCTCCCAAAACCTAATTAATTTTTTTAACACCCAAACACAAAAAATTAACTCTCAGTTAGGTGCTACTGAAAAAATGTTTGTGGAGAATACTTCCGATAGATCTGCGCAACTAGGCCAGCAATCAGGACAAGCAATTACTGAATTTGGACAAATGATGAAAGCAGGATAAATCATTTTTGGGGTTATCTTTATTTTAATAAAGATAACCCCATTTGAGTCTGTTCTGAAAGCTAATACAAATGATAAATTAAATCGTAAAAGAGATCAGAAAACAAAATTCTTATTGATCTGTTTTTTCGTTTTGAGGAATTTTTAGAGAGGATCTGATCATTTCTAAAAGCCTTTCAATAAAGCTTGTTCGCATATCAACAGCAGTAAGTTTATTTTCCATATTGCTAATACGATTTTCTATACTGCTAATGCGATTGTCCATTTTTTCAATCCTTGCATCCATTCTGTGAACCATCCAAGCAAATCCACTAATCGTTGGAACTAGAATGCTTATAATGAAGCCAAACGCTGGAAGCCAATCTGTGCTCATGTCCATACTCACCTTTTTATTATATTAAGAAAACCAAACAATACAGTGGCAAATAGGTTAACACATACTATAGCAATTTAACTTTAAACTTTCACGACAAAGAAGTATGATGCTTACATGGCATATTCCTATCTTTGGAGTGACGGCGCGTAGCATATTTAATTGGATCAAGAGAAAAGAACAAAGGCCCTTAGCTCCTAATAAAACAAGAAAAAGACGTCCTAATAAAATTGAAGGAGAAAAGCTAAAAGCGTACCTTCAAGAAAATCCGGATAGCTACTTAAAAGAAATAGCCGAAAGATTACTTTAAAAAAAGACGCCCTTCTATCAAGAAAGAGATGATGAGAAAAGAGAGTAGAGGAAATTGCTGAAGAAGATCGAGTTTATGTCGATGAAAGTGGGATTAATGAATATCTTCAAAGGAAGAATGCGAGAGCACCCAGAGGGGAAAAAGCGTATGGTCTGTATCAGGAAATCGTTATCACAGAGAAAGTTTTATAGCAGTTAAGAATCGATCAAACATTTTAGCACCCTTTTGTTATACAGGAACATGTAATACCCAGTTGTTTAACATGTGGCTCGAACAAATACTCATCCCTGAGCTAAAACCTGGACAAGTAGTTATTTTGGATAATGCGAGTTTTCATAAGTCCAAAGAGAGTTTAGAAATCATTAAAAGAGCTAGATGCGAAGTATTATTTTTGCCTCCCTATTCTCCTGATTTGAATCCTATCGAAAAGTTTTGGGCACATTTTAAGAAAAGAGTAAAAGAAGCCTTAACCTGATATTCAAACCTTGCAGAAGCTATTGATCAATCTTTTTTACAAGTGTGTAGTTAATGGAAATTTTAAATTCAAATCACTATAATATAATGAGTCCATGTATAGAATTATCCGTCATTTCAATTCTCTATTTTGTAACAACATATTTATCTCTGGTTATCATCCGTTAACATAAGCGAAATAGGAAAATCTAACTTGATAAGAGCAACAAGCTCTCTCTATATGATAAAGTATAACATATTTGAACTGTCTTTGAAAAAGAGATAAAAGTAACATTAGGTAAAGAAGCTAAATTGTCTATTATGCGTAATTTTGCACTTGCTAAACAAATTGTACAAACCCTTGTAAAAGCTGGATTTACTACCTATTTTGCAGGGGGTTGGGTACGTGATTACTTGATGAATCATCCTTCTGATGATATAGATATTGCAACTGAGGCTCCAGTAGATGTCATCCAAAAGATTTTTCCTAAAACAATCCCAGTTGGATTAGCTTTTGGAATTGTTATTGTGGTTGTTGAAGGACATCAATTTGAAGTAGCTACTTTTCGCAAGGAAAAAGCCTATGTAGATGGAAGACGCCCTACTCATGTTGAGTCCGCTACTCCTGAAGAGGATGCGCTGCGTCGGGATTTTACTATTAATGGTTTGTTTTGGGATCCTCTTACAAAAACGCTATATGATTATGTAGAAGGACAAAAAGATCTCACCTTAGGAATCATTCGTGCTATTGGAGATCCGCATGCTCGTTTTTTAGAAGATCGATTGCGTATGATACGAGCTGTACGCTACTCCACTCGCTTTAATTTCACTATTGAGATAGAAACCGACCAAGCTATTATCGCTCATGCAAAAAGCTTATTTCCTTCTGTTGCTATCGAGCGTGTATGGCAAGAGTTTCATAAAATAGCTCGATTTGGAAAATTAGATATCAGTTTTTTAGAGCTATATAGACTAGGTTTATTAACGACCATTTTTCCAGAGCTTCAAAAGCTAAAACTACAAGAACTAGAAAAAAAAGTAGAGCCTTTTAAAAGATTTCCTAAAAAAACTCCTGTCATTGCTTATATATTAGAGCTATTTCCTAATCGGTCTTTGGAAGAGCTATTATCTATCTGTGAGTATCTCAAATTATCTCGCATAGAAAAGAATTTCACTTTGTTTCTTCACCGTACAAAAAAAATGCTATCTATGCCTAAAGATTGGCTCTCTAAAATAGAACTTGTTGAGTGGGCGCATTTTTATGCAGATCCTCAGTCCCACATTTGTTTGCAGATTTTTGGAAGCGGTTTACCCAATAGAGAAAGAAAAATTTTTTTTGATTTTCATCAGCAAAAACAGTACTTATTGAAAAAAGCTATTGAAAGAATTCAAAAAAAACAACCCCTTGTTACTTCTAGCTCTCTTAAAACAGCAGGAATAGCCCCAGGTAAACAGATGGGCCTTTTATTACAAGAAGCTGAAAAGATCTCTATTAACCAACAGATTGAAGATCCACAAGAAATCATTTCCCAGCTAAAAAAAATGCCTTTTTGGAATCATTTATGAAATTCTTTTATCTTCTCATTGAAACTGTAAATGATCAACTAAAAAATAGTTCCCAGATTGAACATACAAGACATAGATCAAT is a window from the Candidatus Rhabdochlamydia porcellionis genome containing:
- a CDS encoding transposase; the encoded protein is MAVKNRSNILAPFCYTGTCNTQLFNMWLEQILIPELKPGQVVILDNASFHKSKESLEIIKRARCEVLFLPPYSPDLNPIEKFWAHFKKRVKEALT
- the mutL gene encoding DNA mismatch repair endonuclease MutL, with the protein product MKIRTLDEQTINQIAAGEVIENPASVVKELVENAVDAGASQIKVEIFSGGFQSIIVSDNGSGMSQEDALLCFTRHATSKIQKVEDLSYLSTMGFRGEALSSIAAISKVTLTTSYELVGLKLEVEAGRVLSIDPAPRLKGSSIEVRSLFYNVPARKKFQKSVSASSAEITKLMTFLSLAYPEIGLSLWHQDKRVFDFCASENRQEEMLARAKTLLSDDFVEDIHVIAHKQENYEVMGFVASPLRVRVNRSGQYLFVNRRVVVCPSFSYAVRDAFSTRIEKDRHPLFVLHCTMASHLIDVNVHPQKKEIRLKEEKYTKNLIRLAVERALEQRSRNQPSVSMSISSEHQESSFWRKEPFAHVLYDSLPKFKQESFIENTLEVIGLFSHYLFLHPQSTLLKIVEAKKAIAMIGVDLYAAESKILFDEMLKNQEPKGSQTLLLPDTVVFSKAEGEGILCILNELHQLGLKVYPIGEAAFLIEAIPEFMKQDQVRDLILECLQGSKEQGNRKYAAILCRWVRKNKQPFSQDKALRLVKQLLCLPDPLFCPLGKRIISCITQVQIDDWFK
- a CDS encoding M24 family metallopeptidase translates to MIGLSEKEIFLKRVARLWEQLESSIEACLIEDPVDLYYLTGLSLSKGALLLTRKKQLLLVDDRYFQSAIEKVVVKVERDQPVAWEEFLVHSLLKKIAFDSEKISYERYLELQKYNKEFIAHPNLLKNVRAIKDAVEIGKITMSAQLLRRGFSHICSLLKVGITEKELSKEFEIFCLQQGADGLAFEPIIAFGKNSAMPHYHSQNVALQSKDIVLIDIGVVVDYYHSDMTRVVFFEEPHLQLSYLYQIVKQAQKAALDLCAPGTTLAELDLATRAIFKKHDLESFFVHSLGHGIGLRTHEFPRISHQGKEAQVILQKNMVVTIEPGLYLPDIGGVRYEDMVLITEEGYRFFYPIDPDE
- a CDS encoding CCA tRNA nucleotidyltransferase, whose amino-acid sequence is MRNFALAKQIVQTLVKAGFTTYFAGGWVRDYLMNHPSDDIDIATEAPVDVIQKIFPKTIPVGLAFGIVIVVVEGHQFEVATFRKEKAYVDGRRPTHVESATPEEDALRRDFTINGLFWDPLTKTLYDYVEGQKDLTLGIIRAIGDPHARFLEDRLRMIRAVRYSTRFNFTIEIETDQAIIAHAKSLFPSVAIERVWQEFHKIARFGKLDISFLELYRLGLLTTIFPELQKLKLQELEKKVEPFKRFPKKTPVIAYILELFPNRSLEELLSICEYLKLSRIEKNFTLFLHRTKKMLSMPKDWLSKIELVEWAHFYADPQSHICLQIFGSGLPNRERKIFFDFHQQKQYLLKKAIERIQKKQPLVTSSSLKTAGIAPGKQMGLLLQEAEKISINQQIEDPQEIISQLKKMPFWNHL
- a CDS encoding IS630 transposase-related protein, producing MMLTWHIPIFGVTARSIFNWIKRKEQRPLAPNKTRKRRPNKIEGEKLKAYLQENPDSYLKEIAERLL